One region of Paenibacillus polymyxa M1 genomic DNA includes:
- the cysC gene encoding adenylyl-sulfate kinase — translation MNPSSNITWHVSEVDKQARQLLNGHKSPVLWFTGLSGSGKSTVSSTLEKALYARGIRTFILDGDNVRHGLNRNLGFLPADRKENIRRIAEVSKLMAHAGVLTICATISPYREDREMVKDILQQEGCYEIYIQCSLEECERRDPKGMYKKARAGEIHHFTGIDAPYEVPLEPDLIVSTEGREVSQSVLDILDFLDRKQLLI, via the coding sequence ATGAACCCATCTTCCAACATTACCTGGCATGTATCAGAAGTGGATAAGCAAGCTCGACAGCTTCTGAACGGACATAAGAGTCCGGTGCTTTGGTTTACGGGGCTGTCTGGCTCGGGAAAGTCAACGGTATCCTCCACACTCGAAAAAGCGTTATATGCACGAGGGATACGTACGTTTATTTTGGATGGGGATAATGTTCGGCATGGTTTGAATCGCAATTTGGGTTTCCTACCCGCTGACCGCAAAGAAAATATTCGTCGTATAGCGGAAGTGTCCAAGCTAATGGCACATGCGGGTGTTCTAACGATTTGCGCTACCATTTCGCCTTATCGTGAGGATCGTGAGATGGTAAAGGACATTTTACAACAGGAAGGCTGCTACGAGATTTATATCCAATGCAGTCTAGAGGAATGTGAACGTCGTGATCCAAAAGGAATGTACAAGAAAGCACGAGCCGGAGAAATTCATCATTTTACGGGGATTGATGCTCCATATGAAGTACCGCTGGAACCTGATTTAATCGTATCCACTGAAGGTCGGGAGGTAAGTCAGTCGGTACTGGATATTCTAG
- a CDS encoding TIGR02452 family protein, whose product MKNTMNSRSNRDVRSYMAHETLSILENGHYTNTKQVQVNIAKEVENAVTGSKLYRPSQLVAIKQEAEQRIKSIWGASSDVVEQAVIGKIEVTGESTLQAAHRLQVEEKREHVACLNFASAKNPGGGFLGGSQAQEESLARSSALYPCISQMEEMYQHNRKLRSCFYSDYMIYSPQVPVFRDDQGTLLENPYLVDFLTAPAVNAGVVREREPEQVNRIGEVMLERIRYILGMAMQNGVEHLVLGAYGCGVFRNKPEEVADWFKQVLVAEGYGLLFEQIVFAVLDHKTEQRTLNSFKNALS is encoded by the coding sequence ATGAAAAACACAATGAATTCCCGGAGTAATCGGGATGTTCGATCATATATGGCGCATGAAACACTGTCCATTTTGGAAAATGGGCATTATACGAATACCAAACAGGTACAAGTAAATATAGCAAAAGAGGTAGAAAATGCGGTCACAGGCTCGAAGCTATATAGACCTTCTCAACTGGTAGCCATAAAGCAAGAGGCAGAGCAAAGAATAAAAAGTATATGGGGAGCTTCTTCCGATGTAGTCGAACAGGCGGTCATTGGAAAGATAGAAGTTACGGGAGAAAGTACGTTGCAGGCCGCACATAGACTTCAGGTCGAAGAGAAGCGGGAACACGTAGCGTGTTTGAATTTTGCATCAGCCAAAAACCCCGGGGGCGGATTCCTTGGAGGCAGCCAGGCTCAAGAGGAAAGCTTGGCTCGTTCGTCCGCGCTGTATCCTTGCATTTCACAAATGGAGGAAATGTATCAACATAATCGGAAGCTGCGGAGCTGTTTTTATTCAGATTATATGATTTATTCTCCCCAAGTTCCTGTTTTTCGGGATGATCAGGGAACATTGCTGGAAAATCCGTATTTAGTCGATTTCCTGACCGCGCCTGCTGTGAATGCTGGAGTCGTGCGTGAACGGGAGCCAGAGCAGGTCAATCGGATTGGAGAAGTCATGTTGGAGCGTATCCGTTATATTTTGGGAATGGCCATGCAAAATGGTGTAGAACATCTTGTGCTTGGTGCTTATGGTTGTGGGGTATTCCGCAATAAGCCGGAAGAGGTTGCCGACTGGTTTAAGCAAGTACTTGTAGCTGAAGGATATGGACTGCTGTTTGAACAGATTGTGTTTGCAGTATTGGACCACAAAACAGAGCAGCGTACTTTAAACAGTTTTAAAAATGCTCTATCCTGA
- a CDS encoding NADAR family protein, which produces MEKFTFFYRSHSPFSQWYPCEFVVDGLEFNCAEQYMMLKKAQLFGDEEAALKIMQAPTPREQKARGRSVRGFDQSLWEANCQQIVYDGNYAKFTQNQNLLKHLLKTKGTTLVEASPTDTIWGVGLAENDARIRHRKLWRGTNWLGEILTNLREDLLQKED; this is translated from the coding sequence ATGGAAAAGTTTACATTTTTTTATCGCAGTCATTCGCCATTTTCGCAATGGTACCCTTGTGAATTTGTCGTGGATGGGTTGGAGTTTAACTGTGCCGAGCAATATATGATGCTAAAAAAAGCGCAGCTTTTTGGAGACGAAGAGGCAGCCCTGAAAATTATGCAAGCCCCCACCCCAAGGGAGCAAAAAGCCCGTGGTCGCAGTGTGCGCGGATTTGACCAATCCTTGTGGGAAGCAAATTGCCAGCAAATTGTGTATGACGGAAATTATGCCAAGTTTACCCAAAATCAGAATTTGCTCAAGCACCTGCTTAAAACGAAGGGAACTACTCTGGTTGAGGCAAGTCCGACGGACACCATTTGGGGTGTAGGCTTGGCTGAAAATGATGCTCGTATACGGCACCGGAAGCTATGGCGGGGTACGAACTGGCTGGGGGAAATATTGACGAATTTACGTGAGGATTTATTGCAAAAGGAGGATTAG
- a CDS encoding NUDIX hydrolase: MKDKLKHNHSGLTEEQFLALYDANQYERPSVTVDMLLFTVMDQLQQNYRKLPEKTLQLLLIQRGEHPFIGQWALPGGFVDMNESLEEAARRELKTETNVDQIYMEQLYTWGDVARDPRMRVISCAYMALVDHESLEVQAGDDAADAQWFELDYSVVQETRTNQPEGYTWEQNIDITLKHADILLSAKVKVTEILKGKTIEIKREVLESQGIAFDHAKIIAYGIERLRSKIEYTDIAFHLMPALFTLSELQQVYEIILGKELLAAAFRRKIADLVEETNEYRKAAGHRPSKLYRFKPRSRFI, encoded by the coding sequence ATGAAAGATAAATTGAAACACAATCACAGTGGCTTGACGGAAGAGCAATTTCTGGCCCTTTATGATGCGAATCAATATGAACGCCCATCCGTAACGGTAGATATGCTGCTATTTACTGTAATGGATCAGCTCCAGCAAAATTACCGTAAGCTACCGGAGAAGACACTTCAGCTTCTATTGATCCAAAGAGGAGAGCACCCTTTTATAGGACAATGGGCGTTGCCTGGCGGTTTTGTAGACATGAATGAAAGCCTCGAAGAAGCTGCACGACGCGAGCTTAAAACCGAAACCAATGTAGATCAGATTTATATGGAGCAGCTGTATACTTGGGGAGATGTGGCACGTGATCCGCGTATGCGGGTGATCAGCTGCGCTTATATGGCGTTAGTTGATCATGAATCCTTGGAGGTACAGGCAGGGGATGATGCCGCAGATGCTCAATGGTTTGAACTGGATTACAGTGTGGTTCAGGAGACGCGGACGAATCAACCGGAAGGTTATACATGGGAGCAAAACATTGACATTACATTGAAGCATGCGGACATTCTCCTGTCAGCCAAAGTGAAAGTAACTGAAATTCTTAAGGGGAAAACCATAGAAATCAAGCGAGAAGTGCTGGAGTCACAGGGAATTGCTTTTGATCATGCCAAAATTATTGCGTATGGTATTGAGCGTCTGCGCAGCAAAATTGAATATACAGATATTGCGTTTCACCTGATGCCAGCTCTGTTTACACTGAGTGAACTTCAGCAGGTGTATGAAATTATTTTAGGTAAGGAGCTGTTGGCCGCAGCTTTTCGTCGCAAAATAGCAGATCTCGTGGAAGAAACCAATGAATACAGGAAGGCGGCCGGGCATCGTCCGTCCAAGTTATACCGATTTAAGCCACGGTCACGTTTTATATAG